The genomic interval CCAAAAACACAGTCCGAAATACCATATTCGCCCTGCAACAGAATCGTCGCCGGCAGAATCCTTTTACGATCCTTGATGATGGCTTCGACCATGCGACCAATAGCGGCGGCCGGGGCATAAAAGGCGCTGCCGGTTTTCAGGAAAGAAACAATTTCGGCTCCGCCGTTACGGGTGCGTTCAACTATCGCGTCAATTCTTTCCTGGCTCATCAGGTTCGGCAGGGGGATTCCCGAAACCGTTACATAGCGGGGCAGGGGAACCAGGTTTTCACCCTGTCCACCCAAAACACAAGCCGTGACATCAGCAACCGAAACCTGAAGCTCTGCGGCAATAAAAGAACTCATTCGGGCGGCATCGAGAACACCCGCCATGCCCAGAACCCGATGGCGGGGAAGGCCACTCACCTGAGTGGCCACATAGACCATGGCCTCCAGGGGGTTGGTGACCACCAGCAGAAAAGCGTTGGGTGAATATTTGACGATCCTCTGGGTTACAAAAGAGATGATGGAACTGTTTTTTTTAAGCAGGTCATCACGGCTCATCCCCGGCTTGCGCGCCAGACCGGCAGTAACGATAACGACATCGGAGTCCGCCGTGTCGGCATAGCTGTTGGTGCCGGTGATCGAGACATCATACCCGTCCAGAGGAGAAGCCTCCGCCAGATCCAGGGCTTTACCCTGAGGCAGTCCATCAACCACATCATAAAGAACAATATCTCCCAGCTCGCGGGAGATCAGCCAGAGAGCGCAAGCGGCTCCGACATTGCCGGCACCGACGATAGTTATTTTTTTCCTATTCACCAGAGTCCCGTTCCCGATTCAGGCAAGATTCACCAGCTAAAACAATGCCGCCAGCCGCACATTGGCCTGGCGCAGACGCAGGAGCTGCAAAAAAGCCATTCCCCGCCACAAACGCGCGGCGGTTTCCGGAAAAGCAACTTCTAACGCCGCCGCCCCGACGCCATCCAGGGTCAACAGCCCGGCATCCGTAACCGCCCGCAAGGTGGTTGAATGACAACTTTCATCGGCAAAAACAAGTTCCCCAATCGTGGCCCCATCAGCAAATTCCGCCATGATTATCGGTTTATCCCACCCCGGGGTTTTTTTGACCGCCTCCAGCCGCCCATTGATGACACAAATCAACAGACTGCTCTTCTGACCCTCTTCCCAGAGAGTTTCACCGGCGGAAACATTTTGCCGGCTTGCGAACCCGGCGAAATTTTCCCAGTCAGGCAGCGTACAGAATCTGAACAGAGGAGAAACCTGCCAGGCAAAAACGGAAACCAATCCTGCAACCACTTGAACCTCAGCCATCACTGTCTTTTTCGTTTGCGGCAAGCTTTTCTTCCATCTGGGCAACCAGGCCGGCAAAGCCCTTCTTTTTCACAATCGGAGCAAACTGACTGCGATAATTACGCACCAGGCTGACATTTTCAATGATGACATCATACACCAGCCAGCGGCCGGCAGTCCCCAATTGCAGTTTGTAACTCAAAGGAATTTCCCGGCCATTGCCGATGACCAGGGTCAGCACCTCGGCCTTTTCCCCGTCAACTATCTCCTTGACATAGACAACTTCTTCGTTGGCATAGCTGTCAATGGTTGCAATATAGCTTTTTTCCAGCAGTTTCCGGTAAAGCTCAATAAAATTACGGCATTCATTCTCATGCAAAT from Pseudomonadota bacterium carries:
- the mdh gene encoding malate dehydrogenase → MNRKKITIVGAGNVGAACALWLISRELGDIVLYDVVDGLPQGKALDLAEASPLDGYDVSITGTNSYADTADSDVVIVTAGLARKPGMSRDDLLKKNSSIISFVTQRIVKYSPNAFLLVVTNPLEAMVYVATQVSGLPRHRVLGMAGVLDAARMSSFIAAELQVSVADVTACVLGGQGENLVPLPRYVTVSGIPLPNLMSQERIDAIVERTRNGGAEIVSFLKTGSAFYAPAAAIGRMVEAIIKDRKRILPATILLQGEYGISDCVFGVPVKLGAQGCESIIELQLDSRERAALDKAQLGIQALLDRLKI
- a CDS encoding ABC transporter substrate-binding protein, with translation MARVRFLGMVLCLMAFVLPQSLLGGEEVGPRRQLEASINLLLEVLRDQALKGDENLVLRRQRITEVVFTQFDLPRMAKLSLGRDWNDLHENECRNFIELYRKLLEKSYIATIDSYANEEVVYVKEIVDGEKAEVLTLVIGNGREIPLSYKLQLGTAGRWLVYDVIIENVSLVRNYRSQFAPIVKKKGFAGLVAQMEEKLAANEKDSDG
- a CDS encoding cyclic nucleotide-binding domain-containing protein; this encodes MAEVQVVAGLVSVFAWQVSPLFRFCTLPDWENFAGFASRQNVSAGETLWEEGQKSSLLICVINGRLEAVKKTPGWDKPIIMAEFADGATIGELVFADESCHSTTLRAVTDAGLLTLDGVGAAALEVAFPETAARLWRGMAFLQLLRLRQANVRLAALF